A window of Juglans regia cultivar Chandler chromosome 7, Walnut 2.0, whole genome shotgun sequence contains these coding sequences:
- the LOC108997060 gene encoding ABC transporter G family member 24-like isoform X1, which produces MIFVKKFKTFTSWTTLILAVVILCLVQLVPCQDATGDTNQFDNPATLALITQVVYGQLSNLSAVIQKDVGNQSSFCIKDWDADWGRAFDFSSNLDFLSSCIQKTNGDITRRVCTAAEMKFYLNSFFESPGSENYLKPNKNCNLTSWVSGCEPGWACSVNSNQQVNLNDAKVIPARTLNCQACCEGFFCPHGITCMIPCPLGSYCPLAKLNKTTGVCEPYLYQLPPGQPNHTCGGANIWADVGSSSELFCSAGSFCPTTTRRITCSSGNYCRMGSTSEKSCFKLSSCNPNSAKQNMQAYGIMLLAALSTLLLIIYNCSDQVLTTRERRLAKSREAAARSARETATARQKWKTAKDVAKKHASGLQAHLSRTFSRKKDFTHPEKLKILDQVKSDDDPIQHPSTSDSVAFLSSRVTSVEKKTEPSDLLQIMQEIEDDPDGCQGFNVGTGDKNMNIPVPKGKQTHTQIFRYAYSQLEKERAQQKENEKLTFSGIVKLATNTEIRKRPLLEISFKNLTLTLKAKNKHLLRCVTGEIKPGRITAVMGPSGAGKTIFLSAVAGKAIGCKMTGLILINGKNESIHSYKKIVGFVPQDDVVHGNLTVEENLWFSAKCRLSTDLSKPDKVLVVERVIEFLGLQTVRSSLVGTVEKRGISGGQRKRVNVGLEMVMEPSLLILDEPTSGLDSASSLQLLRALRREALEGVNICMVVHQPSYALFKMFDDLILLAKGGLTVYHGPVKKVEEYFAGLGINIPERVNPPDHFIDILEGIVVPGGSSRVSYKDLPVRWMLHNGYSIPLDMQQNNAALSRSSMDVILANETNPSVAGMEDHSFAREIWQGMKSNVVLQRDKLHLNFLKSKDLTNRRTPGAFQQYKYFLGRVGKQQLREARILAMDYLILLLAGACLGSLVKVKDQSFGADAYTYTIIAVSLLCKIAALRSFSLDKLHYWRESASGISSLAYFLSKDTIDHFNTVIKPAVYLSMFYFFTNPRSSFADNYIVLFCLVYCVTGIAYSLAIVFEPGTAQLCSVLLPVVLTLIATQPKDSEFMKILANLCYPKWALEAFVTANAERYYGVWLITRCGSLLKSGYNVHDWNLCIAILVSIGLVCRVIAFFCMLIFQKK; this is translated from the exons ATGATCTTCGTGAAGAAGTTCAAGACATTCACCTCGTGGACAACTCTCATTTTAGCCGTTGTAATTCTGTGTTTGGTGCAGTTAGTCCCGTGCCAAGATGCGACTGGCGATACTAACCAATTTGACAACCCTGCAACTCTTGCGCTTATCACACAGGTTGTCTACGGTCAGCTTTCCAATCTGAGCGCTGTTATTCAGAAGGATGTCGGCAACCAGTCCAGCTTCTGCATTAAGGATTG GGATGCTGATTGGGGCCGAGCATTTGATTTCTCATCCAACTTGGACTTCTTGTCTTCTTGCATTCAAAAGACTAATG GAGACATTACACGGCGCGTGTGTACAGCAGCAGAAATGAAATTTTACTTGAATAGTTTCTTCGAAAGTCCGGGAAGTGAAAATTACTTGAAACCTAATAAGAACTGTAATTTAACTTCATGGGTTTCTGGTTGTGAACCAGGATGGGCTTGTAGTGTTAATTCAAATCAGCAGGTTAATCTTAATGATGCAAAGGTCATCCCTGCAAGAACTCTGAACTGCCAGGCTTGTTGTGAGGGTTTCTTCTGTCCTCATGGTATTACATGCATGATAC CGTGCCCACTAGGTTCTTATTGTCCCCTTGCTAAGCTCAACAAAACCACTGGTGTTTGTGAACC ATATCTATACCAACTACCTCCTGGGCAACCAAACCATACTTGTGGAGGAGCAAATATTTGGGCTGATGTTGGTAGCAGCAGTGAGTTATTCTGTTCAGCAGGCTCATTTTGTCCAACTACCACCAGAAGAATTACTTGCAGCAGTGG AAATTACTGCAGGATGGGTTCTACATCCGAGAAAA GCTGCTTCAAGTTGTCTTCATGCAATCCAAACTCTGCGAAACAAAACATGCAAGCATATGGAATTATGCTTTTG GCTGCTTTAAGTACTCTGCTACTCATCATTTACAACTGTTCTGACCAAGTTCTAACCACTAGGGAAAGGAGGCTGGCCAAATCCAGAGAAGCAGCAGCCAGAAGTGCAAGGGAGACAGCAACGGCACGCCAGAAGTGGAAAACAGCAAAAGATGTTGCTAAGAAGCATGCAAGTGGCTTGCAAGCTCATCTATCACGCACTTTTTCTCGTAAAAAAGATTTTACACATCCTGAGAAACTTAAGATTTTGGATCAAGTCAAATCAGATGATGATCCAATACAGCATCCAAGTACTTCAGACTCAGTTGCATTTCTGTCTTCAAGAGTGACATCAGTAGAGAAGAAAACGGAACCCAGTGACCTCTTGCAAATAATGCAAGAAATTGAAGATGACCCTGATGGCTGTCAAGGTTTCAATGTTGGAACAGGAGATAAGAATATGAACATACCTGTGCCAAAGGGAAAACAAACGCATACCCAAATTTTTAGGTATGCATATTCTCaacttgagaaagagagagctcAGCAGAAAGAGAATGAGAAACTTACCTTCTCAGGAATAGTAAAACTAGCTACCAATACTGAAATTAGGAAAAGGCCTCTACTTGAGATTTCTTTCAAAAACCTGACTCTTACCTTGAAAGCAAAAAACAAGCACTTATTGAGGTGTGTTACTGGTGAAATAAAGCCTGGCCGCATTACTGCTGTCATGGGTCCATCTGGGGCTGGAAAAACAATCTTTCTCTCTGCTGTGGCCGGAAAGGCAATTGGATGCAAAATGACTGGTTTAATTCTTATAAATGGAAAGAATGAGTCAATCCACtcatataagaaaattgttggTTTTGTGCCACAAGATGACGTTGTGCATGGAAATTTGACAGTGGAAGAGAATCTCTGGTTCAGTGCAAAGTGCAG ACTATCAACCGACTTGTCAAAACCGGACAAAGTTCTAGTTGTTGAAAGAGTTATTGAGTTCTTGGGGCTTCAGACAGTGCGGTCATCGTTGGTTGGAACAGTGGAAAAACGAGGAATATCTGGAGGCCAGCGGAAGCGAGTAAATGTGGGATTGGAAATGGTAATGGAACCTTCACTTTTGATCTTAGATGAACCAACATCTGGTTTGGACAGTGCATCGTCTCTGCAACTTCTTAGAGCACTTCGACGTGAAGCTCTTGAAGGGGTAAACATCTGCATGGTGGTTCACCAACCAAG CTACGCCTTGTTCAAGATGTTTGATGATTTGATACTTCTAGCAAAAGGTGGTCTTACCGTCTATCATGGACCAGTGAAGAAAGTCGAAGAATATTTTGCTGGCCTTGGGATCAATATCCCAGAGCGTGTGAATCCTCCAGATCACTTTATTGACATTTTGGAGGGTATAGTAGTGCCTGGAGGCAGCTCAAGAGTGAGTTATAAAGATCTTCCAGTCAGATGGATGCTTCATAATGGGTACTCAATACCCCTTGATATGCAGCAGAATAACGCTGCACTTTCTAGGTCTTCTATGGATGTAATTCTAGCTAATGAAACAAATCCTTCTGTTGCTGGAATGGAGGATCATTCTTTTGCCAGAGAGATATGGCAAGGTATGAAAAGTAATGTGGTGCTGCAGCGGGATAAATTGCACCTcaattttttgaagtccaagGACTTAACAAATCGAAGGACTCCTGGTGCATTCCAACAATACAAATACTTCCTTGGGAG GGTTGGTAAGCAGCAACTACGGGAAGCTAGAATACTAGCAATGGATTATCTGATCTTATTACTTGCAGGAGCTTGCTTAGGATCACTTGTTAAAGTGAAAGATCAGTCATTTGGTGCAGATGCTTATACCTATACCATTATTGCAGTTT CACTTCTTTGCAAAATTGCGGCTTTGAGATCATTTTCTCTGGATAAATTACACTATTGGAGGGAGAGTGCTTCTGGGATCAGCAGCTTAGCTTACTTCCTCTCTAAGGATACGATTGACCATTTTAATACAGTGATCAAGCCCGCAGTATATCTCTCTATGttctattttttcacaaatcCAAGATCTAGCTTTGCAGATAATTACATTGTTTTGTTCTGCCTAGTGTACTGTGTAACGGGTATAGCCTATTCATTGGCCATTGTTTTCGAACCTGGTACAGCCCAGCTG TGTTCTGTTCTTCTTCCAGTTGTTTTAACTCTCATTGCAACACAGCCGAAAGATAGTGAATTTATGAAGATTTTAGCTAATTTGTGCTATCCTAAGTGGGCTTTGGAAGCATTTGTCACTGCAAATGCCGAAAG GTATTATGGAGTGTGGCTGATAACTCGCTGTGGTTCTCTTCTGAAAAGCGGCTATAACGTTCATGATTGGAATCTTTGTATAGCAATCCTCGTATCCATTGGTTTAGTTTGTCGTGTGATagcatttttttgtatgttgatCTTCCAGAAGAAGTGA
- the LOC108997060 gene encoding ABC transporter G family member 24-like isoform X2: MIFVKKFKTFTSWTTLILAVVILCLVQLVPCQDATGDTNQFDNPATLALITQVVYGQLSNLSAVIQKDVGNQSSFCIKDWDADWGRAFDFSSNLDFLSSCIQKTNGDITRRVCTAAEMKFYLNSFFESPGSENYLKPNKNCNLTSWVSGCEPGWACSVNSNQQVNLNDAKVIPARTLNCQACCEGFFCPHGITCMIPCPLGSYCPLAKLNKTTGVCEPYLYQLPPGQPNHTCGGANIWADVGSSSELFCSAGSFCPTTTRRITCSKITAGWVLHPRKAASSCLHAIQTLRNKTCKHMELCFWERRLAKSREAAARSARETATARQKWKTAKDVAKKHASGLQAHLSRTFSRKKDFTHPEKLKILDQVKSDDDPIQHPSTSDSVAFLSSRVTSVEKKTEPSDLLQIMQEIEDDPDGCQGFNVGTGDKNMNIPVPKGKQTHTQIFRYAYSQLEKERAQQKENEKLTFSGIVKLATNTEIRKRPLLEISFKNLTLTLKAKNKHLLRCVTGEIKPGRITAVMGPSGAGKTIFLSAVAGKAIGCKMTGLILINGKNESIHSYKKIVGFVPQDDVVHGNLTVEENLWFSAKCRLSTDLSKPDKVLVVERVIEFLGLQTVRSSLVGTVEKRGISGGQRKRVNVGLEMVMEPSLLILDEPTSGLDSASSLQLLRALRREALEGVNICMVVHQPSYALFKMFDDLILLAKGGLTVYHGPVKKVEEYFAGLGINIPERVNPPDHFIDILEGIVVPGGSSRVSYKDLPVRWMLHNGYSIPLDMQQNNAALSRSSMDVILANETNPSVAGMEDHSFAREIWQGMKSNVVLQRDKLHLNFLKSKDLTNRRTPGAFQQYKYFLGRVGKQQLREARILAMDYLILLLAGACLGSLVKVKDQSFGADAYTYTIIAVSLLCKIAALRSFSLDKLHYWRESASGISSLAYFLSKDTIDHFNTVIKPAVYLSMFYFFTNPRSSFADNYIVLFCLVYCVTGIAYSLAIVFEPGTAQLCSVLLPVVLTLIATQPKDSEFMKILANLCYPKWALEAFVTANAERYYGVWLITRCGSLLKSGYNVHDWNLCIAILVSIGLVCRVIAFFCMLIFQKK, encoded by the exons ATGATCTTCGTGAAGAAGTTCAAGACATTCACCTCGTGGACAACTCTCATTTTAGCCGTTGTAATTCTGTGTTTGGTGCAGTTAGTCCCGTGCCAAGATGCGACTGGCGATACTAACCAATTTGACAACCCTGCAACTCTTGCGCTTATCACACAGGTTGTCTACGGTCAGCTTTCCAATCTGAGCGCTGTTATTCAGAAGGATGTCGGCAACCAGTCCAGCTTCTGCATTAAGGATTG GGATGCTGATTGGGGCCGAGCATTTGATTTCTCATCCAACTTGGACTTCTTGTCTTCTTGCATTCAAAAGACTAATG GAGACATTACACGGCGCGTGTGTACAGCAGCAGAAATGAAATTTTACTTGAATAGTTTCTTCGAAAGTCCGGGAAGTGAAAATTACTTGAAACCTAATAAGAACTGTAATTTAACTTCATGGGTTTCTGGTTGTGAACCAGGATGGGCTTGTAGTGTTAATTCAAATCAGCAGGTTAATCTTAATGATGCAAAGGTCATCCCTGCAAGAACTCTGAACTGCCAGGCTTGTTGTGAGGGTTTCTTCTGTCCTCATGGTATTACATGCATGATAC CGTGCCCACTAGGTTCTTATTGTCCCCTTGCTAAGCTCAACAAAACCACTGGTGTTTGTGAACC ATATCTATACCAACTACCTCCTGGGCAACCAAACCATACTTGTGGAGGAGCAAATATTTGGGCTGATGTTGGTAGCAGCAGTGAGTTATTCTGTTCAGCAGGCTCATTTTGTCCAACTACCACCAGAAGAATTACTTGCAGCA AAATTACTGCAGGATGGGTTCTACATCCGAGAAAA GCTGCTTCAAGTTGTCTTCATGCAATCCAAACTCTGCGAAACAAAACATGCAAGCATATGGAATTATGCTTTTG GGAAAGGAGGCTGGCCAAATCCAGAGAAGCAGCAGCCAGAAGTGCAAGGGAGACAGCAACGGCACGCCAGAAGTGGAAAACAGCAAAAGATGTTGCTAAGAAGCATGCAAGTGGCTTGCAAGCTCATCTATCACGCACTTTTTCTCGTAAAAAAGATTTTACACATCCTGAGAAACTTAAGATTTTGGATCAAGTCAAATCAGATGATGATCCAATACAGCATCCAAGTACTTCAGACTCAGTTGCATTTCTGTCTTCAAGAGTGACATCAGTAGAGAAGAAAACGGAACCCAGTGACCTCTTGCAAATAATGCAAGAAATTGAAGATGACCCTGATGGCTGTCAAGGTTTCAATGTTGGAACAGGAGATAAGAATATGAACATACCTGTGCCAAAGGGAAAACAAACGCATACCCAAATTTTTAGGTATGCATATTCTCaacttgagaaagagagagctcAGCAGAAAGAGAATGAGAAACTTACCTTCTCAGGAATAGTAAAACTAGCTACCAATACTGAAATTAGGAAAAGGCCTCTACTTGAGATTTCTTTCAAAAACCTGACTCTTACCTTGAAAGCAAAAAACAAGCACTTATTGAGGTGTGTTACTGGTGAAATAAAGCCTGGCCGCATTACTGCTGTCATGGGTCCATCTGGGGCTGGAAAAACAATCTTTCTCTCTGCTGTGGCCGGAAAGGCAATTGGATGCAAAATGACTGGTTTAATTCTTATAAATGGAAAGAATGAGTCAATCCACtcatataagaaaattgttggTTTTGTGCCACAAGATGACGTTGTGCATGGAAATTTGACAGTGGAAGAGAATCTCTGGTTCAGTGCAAAGTGCAG ACTATCAACCGACTTGTCAAAACCGGACAAAGTTCTAGTTGTTGAAAGAGTTATTGAGTTCTTGGGGCTTCAGACAGTGCGGTCATCGTTGGTTGGAACAGTGGAAAAACGAGGAATATCTGGAGGCCAGCGGAAGCGAGTAAATGTGGGATTGGAAATGGTAATGGAACCTTCACTTTTGATCTTAGATGAACCAACATCTGGTTTGGACAGTGCATCGTCTCTGCAACTTCTTAGAGCACTTCGACGTGAAGCTCTTGAAGGGGTAAACATCTGCATGGTGGTTCACCAACCAAG CTACGCCTTGTTCAAGATGTTTGATGATTTGATACTTCTAGCAAAAGGTGGTCTTACCGTCTATCATGGACCAGTGAAGAAAGTCGAAGAATATTTTGCTGGCCTTGGGATCAATATCCCAGAGCGTGTGAATCCTCCAGATCACTTTATTGACATTTTGGAGGGTATAGTAGTGCCTGGAGGCAGCTCAAGAGTGAGTTATAAAGATCTTCCAGTCAGATGGATGCTTCATAATGGGTACTCAATACCCCTTGATATGCAGCAGAATAACGCTGCACTTTCTAGGTCTTCTATGGATGTAATTCTAGCTAATGAAACAAATCCTTCTGTTGCTGGAATGGAGGATCATTCTTTTGCCAGAGAGATATGGCAAGGTATGAAAAGTAATGTGGTGCTGCAGCGGGATAAATTGCACCTcaattttttgaagtccaagGACTTAACAAATCGAAGGACTCCTGGTGCATTCCAACAATACAAATACTTCCTTGGGAG GGTTGGTAAGCAGCAACTACGGGAAGCTAGAATACTAGCAATGGATTATCTGATCTTATTACTTGCAGGAGCTTGCTTAGGATCACTTGTTAAAGTGAAAGATCAGTCATTTGGTGCAGATGCTTATACCTATACCATTATTGCAGTTT CACTTCTTTGCAAAATTGCGGCTTTGAGATCATTTTCTCTGGATAAATTACACTATTGGAGGGAGAGTGCTTCTGGGATCAGCAGCTTAGCTTACTTCCTCTCTAAGGATACGATTGACCATTTTAATACAGTGATCAAGCCCGCAGTATATCTCTCTATGttctattttttcacaaatcCAAGATCTAGCTTTGCAGATAATTACATTGTTTTGTTCTGCCTAGTGTACTGTGTAACGGGTATAGCCTATTCATTGGCCATTGTTTTCGAACCTGGTACAGCCCAGCTG TGTTCTGTTCTTCTTCCAGTTGTTTTAACTCTCATTGCAACACAGCCGAAAGATAGTGAATTTATGAAGATTTTAGCTAATTTGTGCTATCCTAAGTGGGCTTTGGAAGCATTTGTCACTGCAAATGCCGAAAG GTATTATGGAGTGTGGCTGATAACTCGCTGTGGTTCTCTTCTGAAAAGCGGCTATAACGTTCATGATTGGAATCTTTGTATAGCAATCCTCGTATCCATTGGTTTAGTTTGTCGTGTGATagcatttttttgtatgttgatCTTCCAGAAGAAGTGA
- the LOC108997060 gene encoding ABC transporter G family member 24-like isoform X3, with product MKFYLNSFFESPGSENYLKPNKNCNLTSWVSGCEPGWACSVNSNQQVNLNDAKVIPARTLNCQACCEGFFCPHGITCMIPCPLGSYCPLAKLNKTTGVCEPYLYQLPPGQPNHTCGGANIWADVGSSSELFCSAGSFCPTTTRRITCSSGNYCRMGSTSEKSCFKLSSCNPNSAKQNMQAYGIMLLAALSTLLLIIYNCSDQVLTTRERRLAKSREAAARSARETATARQKWKTAKDVAKKHASGLQAHLSRTFSRKKDFTHPEKLKILDQVKSDDDPIQHPSTSDSVAFLSSRVTSVEKKTEPSDLLQIMQEIEDDPDGCQGFNVGTGDKNMNIPVPKGKQTHTQIFRYAYSQLEKERAQQKENEKLTFSGIVKLATNTEIRKRPLLEISFKNLTLTLKAKNKHLLRCVTGEIKPGRITAVMGPSGAGKTIFLSAVAGKAIGCKMTGLILINGKNESIHSYKKIVGFVPQDDVVHGNLTVEENLWFSAKCRLSTDLSKPDKVLVVERVIEFLGLQTVRSSLVGTVEKRGISGGQRKRVNVGLEMVMEPSLLILDEPTSGLDSASSLQLLRALRREALEGVNICMVVHQPSYALFKMFDDLILLAKGGLTVYHGPVKKVEEYFAGLGINIPERVNPPDHFIDILEGIVVPGGSSRVSYKDLPVRWMLHNGYSIPLDMQQNNAALSRSSMDVILANETNPSVAGMEDHSFAREIWQGMKSNVVLQRDKLHLNFLKSKDLTNRRTPGAFQQYKYFLGRVGKQQLREARILAMDYLILLLAGACLGSLVKVKDQSFGADAYTYTIIAVSLLCKIAALRSFSLDKLHYWRESASGISSLAYFLSKDTIDHFNTVIKPAVYLSMFYFFTNPRSSFADNYIVLFCLVYCVTGIAYSLAIVFEPGTAQLCSVLLPVVLTLIATQPKDSEFMKILANLCYPKWALEAFVTANAERYYGVWLITRCGSLLKSGYNVHDWNLCIAILVSIGLVCRVIAFFCMLIFQKK from the exons ATGAAATTTTACTTGAATAGTTTCTTCGAAAGTCCGGGAAGTGAAAATTACTTGAAACCTAATAAGAACTGTAATTTAACTTCATGGGTTTCTGGTTGTGAACCAGGATGGGCTTGTAGTGTTAATTCAAATCAGCAGGTTAATCTTAATGATGCAAAGGTCATCCCTGCAAGAACTCTGAACTGCCAGGCTTGTTGTGAGGGTTTCTTCTGTCCTCATGGTATTACATGCATGATAC CGTGCCCACTAGGTTCTTATTGTCCCCTTGCTAAGCTCAACAAAACCACTGGTGTTTGTGAACC ATATCTATACCAACTACCTCCTGGGCAACCAAACCATACTTGTGGAGGAGCAAATATTTGGGCTGATGTTGGTAGCAGCAGTGAGTTATTCTGTTCAGCAGGCTCATTTTGTCCAACTACCACCAGAAGAATTACTTGCAGCAGTGG AAATTACTGCAGGATGGGTTCTACATCCGAGAAAA GCTGCTTCAAGTTGTCTTCATGCAATCCAAACTCTGCGAAACAAAACATGCAAGCATATGGAATTATGCTTTTG GCTGCTTTAAGTACTCTGCTACTCATCATTTACAACTGTTCTGACCAAGTTCTAACCACTAGGGAAAGGAGGCTGGCCAAATCCAGAGAAGCAGCAGCCAGAAGTGCAAGGGAGACAGCAACGGCACGCCAGAAGTGGAAAACAGCAAAAGATGTTGCTAAGAAGCATGCAAGTGGCTTGCAAGCTCATCTATCACGCACTTTTTCTCGTAAAAAAGATTTTACACATCCTGAGAAACTTAAGATTTTGGATCAAGTCAAATCAGATGATGATCCAATACAGCATCCAAGTACTTCAGACTCAGTTGCATTTCTGTCTTCAAGAGTGACATCAGTAGAGAAGAAAACGGAACCCAGTGACCTCTTGCAAATAATGCAAGAAATTGAAGATGACCCTGATGGCTGTCAAGGTTTCAATGTTGGAACAGGAGATAAGAATATGAACATACCTGTGCCAAAGGGAAAACAAACGCATACCCAAATTTTTAGGTATGCATATTCTCaacttgagaaagagagagctcAGCAGAAAGAGAATGAGAAACTTACCTTCTCAGGAATAGTAAAACTAGCTACCAATACTGAAATTAGGAAAAGGCCTCTACTTGAGATTTCTTTCAAAAACCTGACTCTTACCTTGAAAGCAAAAAACAAGCACTTATTGAGGTGTGTTACTGGTGAAATAAAGCCTGGCCGCATTACTGCTGTCATGGGTCCATCTGGGGCTGGAAAAACAATCTTTCTCTCTGCTGTGGCCGGAAAGGCAATTGGATGCAAAATGACTGGTTTAATTCTTATAAATGGAAAGAATGAGTCAATCCACtcatataagaaaattgttggTTTTGTGCCACAAGATGACGTTGTGCATGGAAATTTGACAGTGGAAGAGAATCTCTGGTTCAGTGCAAAGTGCAG ACTATCAACCGACTTGTCAAAACCGGACAAAGTTCTAGTTGTTGAAAGAGTTATTGAGTTCTTGGGGCTTCAGACAGTGCGGTCATCGTTGGTTGGAACAGTGGAAAAACGAGGAATATCTGGAGGCCAGCGGAAGCGAGTAAATGTGGGATTGGAAATGGTAATGGAACCTTCACTTTTGATCTTAGATGAACCAACATCTGGTTTGGACAGTGCATCGTCTCTGCAACTTCTTAGAGCACTTCGACGTGAAGCTCTTGAAGGGGTAAACATCTGCATGGTGGTTCACCAACCAAG CTACGCCTTGTTCAAGATGTTTGATGATTTGATACTTCTAGCAAAAGGTGGTCTTACCGTCTATCATGGACCAGTGAAGAAAGTCGAAGAATATTTTGCTGGCCTTGGGATCAATATCCCAGAGCGTGTGAATCCTCCAGATCACTTTATTGACATTTTGGAGGGTATAGTAGTGCCTGGAGGCAGCTCAAGAGTGAGTTATAAAGATCTTCCAGTCAGATGGATGCTTCATAATGGGTACTCAATACCCCTTGATATGCAGCAGAATAACGCTGCACTTTCTAGGTCTTCTATGGATGTAATTCTAGCTAATGAAACAAATCCTTCTGTTGCTGGAATGGAGGATCATTCTTTTGCCAGAGAGATATGGCAAGGTATGAAAAGTAATGTGGTGCTGCAGCGGGATAAATTGCACCTcaattttttgaagtccaagGACTTAACAAATCGAAGGACTCCTGGTGCATTCCAACAATACAAATACTTCCTTGGGAG GGTTGGTAAGCAGCAACTACGGGAAGCTAGAATACTAGCAATGGATTATCTGATCTTATTACTTGCAGGAGCTTGCTTAGGATCACTTGTTAAAGTGAAAGATCAGTCATTTGGTGCAGATGCTTATACCTATACCATTATTGCAGTTT CACTTCTTTGCAAAATTGCGGCTTTGAGATCATTTTCTCTGGATAAATTACACTATTGGAGGGAGAGTGCTTCTGGGATCAGCAGCTTAGCTTACTTCCTCTCTAAGGATACGATTGACCATTTTAATACAGTGATCAAGCCCGCAGTATATCTCTCTATGttctattttttcacaaatcCAAGATCTAGCTTTGCAGATAATTACATTGTTTTGTTCTGCCTAGTGTACTGTGTAACGGGTATAGCCTATTCATTGGCCATTGTTTTCGAACCTGGTACAGCCCAGCTG TGTTCTGTTCTTCTTCCAGTTGTTTTAACTCTCATTGCAACACAGCCGAAAGATAGTGAATTTATGAAGATTTTAGCTAATTTGTGCTATCCTAAGTGGGCTTTGGAAGCATTTGTCACTGCAAATGCCGAAAG GTATTATGGAGTGTGGCTGATAACTCGCTGTGGTTCTCTTCTGAAAAGCGGCTATAACGTTCATGATTGGAATCTTTGTATAGCAATCCTCGTATCCATTGGTTTAGTTTGTCGTGTGATagcatttttttgtatgttgatCTTCCAGAAGAAGTGA
- the LOC108997062 gene encoding ATPase GET3B-like has protein sequence MASRCVASTFSPPVHSFAPRTSMATVGLLSCPLNTLKTQSIARSFSILSLSASRKPLTKSLLVRSVATPAEGVAVFDDMVSGTDRKYYMLGGKGGVGKTSCAASLAVKFANNGHPTLVVSTDPAHSLSDSFAQDLTGGTLVPVEGPDAPLFALEINPEKAREEFRSATKKNGGTGVKDFMDGMGLGMLAEQLGELKLGELLDTPPPGLDEAIAISKVIQFLESQEYSMFTRIVFDTAPTGHTLRLLSLPDFLDASIGKILKLRQKIASATSAIKSVFGQEEARPDAADKLERLRERMIKVRELFRDTDSTEFVIVTIPTVMAVSESSRLHASLKKENVPVKSLIVNQILPPSVSDCKFCAMKRKDQMRALDMIRGDPELSSLTLIQAPLVDVEIRGVPALRFLGDIIWK, from the exons ATGGCTAGTCGTTGTGTTGCCTCCACTTTTTCACCTCCCGTTCACAGTTTTGCCCCTAGAACTTCCATGGCAACGGTGGGTTTGCTCTCTTGCCCACTCAACACCCTCAAAACACAATCCATCGCCAGAAGTTTCAGCATCCTCTCACTTTCCGCCTCTAGAAAACCTCTTACAAAATCACTCTTGG TGAGATCAGTCGCTACTCCTGCTGAAGGTGTTGCTGTGTTTGATGACATGGTTTCTGGGACCGACAGGAAGTATTACATGCTAGGTGGCAAGGGAGGTGTAGGGAAGACGAGTTGTGCTGCCTCACTTGCAGTTAAATTTGCTAATAACGGGCACCCCACTCTTGTGGTTTCCACTGATCCTGCACATTCCTTGAGTGATTCCTTTGCTCAg GATTTGACTGGAGGGACACTGGTACCAGTTGAAGGACCTGATGCTCCATTGTTTGCTCTTGAG ATAAACCCTGAGAAGGCTAGAGAAGAATTCCGCAGTGCAACCAAGAAAAATGGTGGAACTGGGGTAAAAGATTTCATGGATGGTATGGGCCTCGGAATGCTTGCGGAACAG TTAGGAGAGTTAAAACTAGGAGAGCTATTAGATACACCTCCTCCTGGTTTAGATGAAGCTATTGCAATATCCAAG GTGATCCAATTTCTTGAATCTCAAGAATATAGCATGTTTACTCGTATTGTGTTTGATACTGCACCCACG GGTCATACCTTGCGACTTTTGTCTTTGCCAGACTTCCTGGATGCATCCATAGGCAAGATATTGAAG CTTAGACAGAAAATAGCATCAGCCACCTCAGCCATCAAATCTGTTTTTGGGCAAGAAGAAGCCCGGCCTGATGCA GCAGACAAATTAGAGCGACTGCGGGAGAGGATGATAAAAGTGCGTGAGCTTTTCCGTGACACAGATTCAACCGAGTTCGTCATAGTAACAATCCCAACG gTGATGGCAGTTAGTGAGTCGTCAAGGTTGCATGCCTCCTTGAAGAAGGAAAATGTTCCTGTAAAGAGTCTTATTGTTAACCAGATTCTTCCTCCTTCTGTCTCAGACTGCAAGTTTTGTGCTATGAAAAGAAAG GATCAGATGCGTGCTCTCGATATGATTCGAGGTGATCCAGAGCTCTCCAGCTTGACCTTAATCCAGGCACCGCTTGTTGACGTGGAGATCAGAGGAGTTCCAGCTCTTCGATTTTTGggagatatcatttggaaaTGA